Proteins from one Prevotella sp. E2-28 genomic window:
- a CDS encoding radical SAM protein: MKWPLIGICRHRFVVDGQGVTTLVAFHGCPLRCKYCLNAQCLETDGIWNEMSVEDILNEVMADDLYFKATNGGITFGGGEPLLKYEAIVAFCQQRPKDWHIYLETSLNVDQQALEAVAPHIYHYYIDVKDMNPDIYRHYTSISNSRVTDNLRWLSEHIDLSKVTIRLPHIANYNTQADITQSQKQLETMGFTSFDIFEYQIIDH, encoded by the coding sequence ATGAAATGGCCCTTGATAGGCATCTGCCGTCACCGCTTTGTCGTTGACGGTCAGGGCGTAACTACGCTCGTGGCCTTTCACGGTTGTCCGCTTCGCTGCAAATATTGTCTGAACGCACAATGCCTGGAGACCGATGGTATCTGGAATGAGATGAGCGTAGAAGATATCCTGAACGAGGTGATGGCAGACGACCTCTATTTCAAGGCAACGAATGGCGGTATCACCTTTGGTGGTGGTGAGCCCCTATTGAAATATGAGGCCATCGTAGCCTTCTGCCAGCAGCGTCCAAAGGACTGGCATATTTATCTTGAGACCTCCCTGAATGTCGATCAGCAGGCATTAGAGGCCGTAGCGCCCCACATCTATCATTATTACATTGACGTGAAAGATATGAATCCCGACATCTATCGTCACTACACCTCTATCAGTAACAGTCGCGTCACAGACAACCTCCGCTGGCTATCCGAACATATAGACCTCAGCAAAGTAACCATCCGCCTACCCCATATTGCAAATTATAACACGCAGGCCGACATCACTCAAAGTCAGAAGCAACTTGAAACAATGGGCTTCACGAGTTTTGATATTTTCGAATATCAAATTATAGACCATTAG
- a CDS encoding energy transducer TonB: MSRGKSICNVLKTIRKQVADANDIKYEPRECDYEGECRGTCPACEAEVKYISQQLDLRRQLGKAVAIVGISAGLSALTASASTPIGIDKNQTPQKPPKTAKQGKTNSTGCENEKVLRVGEVVVQEAIKPDTSEVFGIVEQMPVFRGGQTKLMEYLDKNIKYPKELEQNGVQGRVVVNFVVEKNGSISEVKVIKGLHPLLDKEAARVVSSMPKWMPGKQNGTTVRVKYTLPITFKLK; this comes from the coding sequence ATGTCAAGAGGAAAATCTATTTGCAACGTGCTGAAGACCATCCGCAAGCAGGTGGCCGATGCCAACGATATCAAATACGAGCCACGCGAATGTGACTATGAAGGCGAATGCCGAGGCACTTGTCCTGCCTGCGAGGCTGAGGTAAAGTATATCTCGCAGCAACTGGATCTCCGTCGCCAGTTGGGTAAAGCCGTAGCTATCGTAGGTATCTCGGCTGGCTTGTCAGCTCTGACAGCATCCGCCAGCACGCCCATTGGCATAGATAAAAACCAGACGCCACAGAAACCACCTAAGACTGCAAAGCAGGGAAAGACCAATTCAACTGGCTGTGAAAATGAAAAGGTACTGAGGGTTGGCGAGGTCGTTGTACAAGAAGCTATCAAGCCAGATACCTCTGAAGTTTTCGGCATCGTAGAACAGATGCCGGTATTCCGCGGTGGTCAAACAAAACTCATGGAATATCTTGATAAGAACATCAAGTATCCTAAAGAGTTAGAGCAAAATGGCGTCCAAGGCCGGGTTGTCGTCAACTTCGTTGTGGAAAAAAACGGTAGCATCAGCGAGGTGAAAGTTATCAAGGGGCTTCATCCGCTTTTAGACAAAGAGGCTGCACGCGTAGTCAGTTCTATGCCCAAATGGATGCCTGGCAAGCAAAATGGTACTACTGTCAGAGTGAAATACACCCTTCCCATCACATTCAAACTGAAATGA
- a CDS encoding S9 family peptidase, with the protein MRIAISMVLALALVQGVSAQDNIKDAYKRAFGIGSKYSRKMKNGDVNVHLKRGTHQFWYSVYDGKQQVYKSVDADNNTLEVLSENPEKPRQRPQWRGPQRHWMEVPDEKDGFRMSPDGKLQIYHKDNNLWMKQDGQERALTTNGDSSYYYSAWGSFSADGRYYATVRIKPAPKHYVYYVESSPKDRLEPILHKQEYAKPGDSLNYRVPVIVELATGRVVEPSTELFQHQYQVSAPRWDADNEHVTFEFNERGHKTYRILELSAQTGQVRTLIEEKNDKYINYNRQRRIDLQDGKHIIWTSERDGRHHIYLYDRQKGQLVRQITKGEYYVRDIQYVDEKAGVIYFSACGMNKHEDPYLIHYYKIGLNGKGLVCLTPEEGTHNATFTDDMAYFIDRYSTVTTPPVTVLRSGKDGKILRTLETADITALEKVGWKAPEVFVAKGRDGKTDMWGLIQRPSNFDPNKKYPIIEYIYSGPGDQYVPKTFTPWLYYLQNMAELGFIVVQVDAMTTSFRTREFEEVCYKNLKDAGLPDRIAWIKAAAKKYPYMDVDRVGIYGCSAGGQNALAAVLWHGDFYKAAYAACGCHDNRMDKIWWNEQWMGYPVDSSYVKCSNVENAYRLERPLMLVVGELDDNVDPASTMQVVNALQKANKDFELVVIPGAHHTMGENYGDHKRYDFFVRHLMGVEPPKWSELK; encoded by the coding sequence ATGAGAATAGCAATCTCGATGGTGCTGGCCCTGGCCTTGGTGCAAGGGGTATCTGCACAAGACAATATCAAGGATGCCTATAAGCGTGCTTTTGGCATAGGCAGCAAATATTCCAGGAAGATGAAGAACGGTGATGTGAATGTGCATCTGAAAAGGGGCACGCATCAGTTCTGGTATTCCGTGTATGATGGTAAGCAGCAGGTGTATAAATCGGTTGATGCTGATAATAATACGTTAGAGGTGCTGTCTGAGAACCCTGAGAAGCCACGTCAGCGACCACAATGGCGAGGCCCGCAACGTCACTGGATGGAGGTGCCTGATGAGAAGGACGGTTTCCGTATGTCGCCCGATGGAAAGTTGCAGATCTATCATAAGGACAATAACCTGTGGATGAAACAGGACGGACAGGAGCGTGCTCTGACAACCAATGGCGACTCGTCTTATTATTATTCGGCATGGGGAAGCTTTTCTGCTGATGGACGTTATTATGCTACCGTACGCATCAAACCTGCGCCCAAACATTATGTCTATTATGTGGAGTCGTCGCCAAAAGACCGATTGGAACCTATACTGCATAAGCAAGAGTATGCCAAGCCGGGCGACTCGCTGAACTATCGTGTGCCTGTCATCGTGGAACTGGCTACAGGACGTGTGGTGGAACCCTCTACGGAACTCTTCCAGCATCAGTATCAAGTTTCAGCTCCCCGCTGGGATGCTGATAATGAACATGTTACCTTCGAGTTCAATGAGCGAGGTCATAAGACCTATCGCATTCTGGAACTATCAGCACAGACGGGACAGGTGCGTACGTTGATAGAGGAGAAGAATGATAAATACATCAACTATAATCGTCAGCGACGTATTGATTTGCAGGATGGTAAGCATATTATCTGGACCAGTGAGCGCGATGGTCGTCATCATATCTATCTGTATGACCGTCAGAAGGGGCAGTTGGTACGTCAGATTACTAAGGGTGAATACTATGTACGTGATATCCAGTATGTTGACGAGAAAGCTGGCGTTATCTATTTCTCAGCCTGCGGCATGAACAAGCATGAAGATCCTTATCTGATTCATTATTATAAGATAGGCCTTAATGGCAAGGGACTGGTTTGTCTTACACCAGAGGAGGGCACTCATAACGCTACCTTCACAGATGATATGGCCTATTTTATAGACAGGTATTCTACTGTTACCACGCCTCCTGTTACGGTGCTGCGTTCTGGTAAGGATGGAAAAATTCTGCGTACACTGGAAACTGCCGATATTACTGCTTTGGAGAAGGTTGGTTGGAAGGCTCCAGAGGTGTTCGTGGCTAAAGGTCGCGATGGTAAGACGGATATGTGGGGGCTGATTCAGCGCCCATCGAACTTTGACCCTAACAAGAAATATCCCATTATTGAGTATATCTACTCAGGTCCTGGCGATCAGTATGTACCAAAGACGTTTACTCCTTGGCTCTATTACCTTCAGAATATGGCAGAACTGGGCTTCATTGTGGTGCAGGTGGATGCCATGACCACTTCTTTCCGTACTCGTGAGTTTGAGGAGGTGTGCTACAAGAACCTGAAGGATGCCGGACTGCCCGACCGTATCGCATGGATCAAGGCGGCAGCGAAGAAGTATCCTTATATGGATGTCGACCGTGTGGGTATTTATGGCTGTAGCGCAGGTGGTCAGAATGCACTGGCTGCTGTGCTGTGGCATGGCGATTTCTACAAAGCGGCATACGCTGCCTGTGGCTGTCATGACAACCGCATGGATAAGATTTGGTGGAATGAGCAGTGGATGGGCTATCCAGTAGATAGCTCGTATGTTAAATGCTCAAATGTGGAGAATGCCTATCGATTGGAGCGTCCGCTGATGTTGGTGGTAGGTGAACTGGATGATAACGTGGATCCTGCATCCACCATGCAGGTAGTCAACGCCTTGCAGAAAGCTAATAAGGATTTTGAACTAGTGGTTATCCCTGGGGCTCACCACACAATGGGTGAAAACTATGGTGACCATAAGCGCTATGATTTCTTTGTGCGTCATCTGATGGGAGTAGAACCACCAAAATGGAGCGAACTGAAATAG
- a CDS encoding DUF6055 domain-containing protein: MKTTIFSLLLLAQCCAVSAQDTLWVRFDNRFQKNVSAPLANADSIEVKTTQTKVYYNTGGIRTLSTTAGKSTMQFSNPGRYLLKPSTYSGTNYENQNATSGYNFAHSLESEHFAVFWDVRYGNNPDKIQYPGDGNVTKASYVLDIAEKCWKMYADELGFVKEGSSVTDKYKIQLYIPYQSDWRADASGVDGQESDGSWSKTGIGHFNPWAANARGGHTVAHEVGHTFQYLVGADLGSSHGYGWGFNGDGWGDCGWWESCADWQAYQIFPDRQFTDGEYFEQHLDAHHLNLLHEDWRYACCYIQDWWCMKYGRDFIGRLWRASNKSEDPVQTYKRMNSLTQEQFCDELMEGYMRMATWDIDGVRDRAKQRIGQHKKRLKVLDATSSTYTTDSATCIQNYGYHITNMKVATAGTVVKANFKGLTDAKGYRYVYPARAGWRYAFVAYNGNDGTRTYGEVKADKEGSAELTIPTGCTRLFFVVMGAPTTHWQHPWDRSKDASSWTQNNEQWPYEVQFENTKPL, from the coding sequence ATGAAGACAACGATATTCTCCCTGTTATTATTAGCCCAATGCTGTGCTGTGAGTGCACAGGATACCCTTTGGGTACGCTTCGACAATCGTTTCCAGAAAAACGTTAGTGCACCGCTTGCTAATGCCGATTCCATCGAGGTGAAGACTACGCAGACCAAGGTCTATTATAATACGGGCGGCATCCGCACGCTCTCTACTACGGCTGGCAAGAGTACCATGCAGTTCTCTAATCCCGGTCGCTATCTGCTGAAGCCCAGCACCTATAGCGGCACGAATTATGAGAACCAGAACGCCACCTCGGGTTATAACTTTGCTCATTCCCTTGAGAGCGAGCATTTTGCTGTGTTCTGGGATGTACGCTATGGTAATAATCCTGATAAGATACAGTATCCCGGTGATGGCAATGTGACCAAGGCCAGCTATGTGCTCGATATTGCAGAGAAATGCTGGAAGATGTATGCCGATGAACTGGGATTTGTCAAGGAGGGCAGTTCCGTTACTGACAAGTATAAGATTCAACTTTATATTCCCTATCAGAGCGACTGGCGAGCCGATGCCTCTGGTGTGGACGGACAGGAGTCTGACGGTTCATGGAGCAAGACGGGTATTGGCCATTTCAACCCCTGGGCTGCTAATGCACGTGGTGGTCATACCGTTGCTCATGAAGTAGGTCATACCTTTCAGTATCTGGTTGGTGCCGACTTAGGCTCTTCCCACGGCTATGGATGGGGCTTCAATGGCGATGGCTGGGGCGATTGCGGCTGGTGGGAGAGTTGTGCCGACTGGCAGGCCTATCAAATCTTCCCTGACCGTCAGTTCACCGATGGCGAATACTTTGAGCAGCATCTTGATGCCCATCATCTGAACCTGCTGCACGAGGATTGGCGCTACGCCTGCTGCTATATTCAGGACTGGTGGTGCATGAAATACGGCCGCGACTTCATTGGTCGTTTGTGGCGGGCATCCAATAAGAGTGAAGATCCCGTGCAGACCTATAAGCGTATGAACTCACTCACACAAGAGCAGTTCTGCGATGAGCTTATGGAGGGCTATATGCGTATGGCCACATGGGATATCGATGGTGTGCGTGATCGTGCCAAGCAGCGTATAGGACAGCATAAGAAACGCCTGAAGGTGCTCGATGCCACTTCTTCTACCTATACCACCGATTCTGCTACCTGCATCCAGAATTATGGCTATCATATCACGAATATGAAGGTGGCAACGGCAGGTACTGTTGTCAAGGCCAACTTCAAGGGACTGACCGATGCCAAAGGCTACCGTTATGTCTATCCCGCCCGTGCCGGCTGGCGCTATGCCTTCGTAGCCTATAACGGCAATGATGGCACCCGTACATACGGAGAGGTAAAGGCCGATAAGGAAGGTTCGGCAGAACTGACTATCCCCACAGGTTGTACGCGTTTGTTCTTTGTGGTGATGGGAGCTCCAACCACCCACTGGCAGCATCCTTGGGATCGCTCAAAGGATGCCTCCTCATGGACACAGAATAATGAACAGTGGCCTTACGAAGTGCAGTTCGAAAATACCAAGCCGCTGTAA
- a CDS encoding glycoside hydrolase family 127 protein — protein sequence MKKILLSLIICHLSFSHAVAQTGYPITPVPFTAVKVTSGTFWGQRLEASRNVTIPLAFSKCESEGRYKNFENAAAHLKDPSKVFKVNGVGYSFDDTDPYKTLEGAAYILQTYPDKKLEAYCDSVIDIIASAQEPDGYLYTARTQNPADPHHWAGDRRWVKEEDLSHELYNLGHMIEGAVAYWQATGKRKFLDIACRYADVACKEVGPNPGQMCVVPGHQIAEMAMARLYLATGQQRYLDFAKFLLDYRGKTTIKTEYSQSHKPVVKQDEAVGHAVRAAYMYAGMADVAALTGDKSYINAIDDIWWNIVEKKLYITGGIGATNNGEAFGKNYELPNMSAYCETCAAIGNVYVNYRLFLLHGNSKYYDVLERTLYNGLISGVSLQGNGFFYPNPLESMGQHQRQAWFGCACCPSNICRFIPSLPGYVYAVKDNNVYVNLFLSNKSTLNVGKKKVELSQQTNYPWEGDITINIDKTNAGIFTMKIRIPGWLKGSVVPAPSQLYEYTDGKRLNYTVTVNGKAVESMAPANAEQFPDGYLNITRKWKKGDKIQLHFDMEPRIVRANNKVEADRGMVAIERGPLVYCAEHPDNNFDIFSTLINQEPKFTLGKGEIAGTSVVTIKTDVQTLDFNKQGKLTTKDETLTLIPYYAWCHRGSGKMRVWLPQDLKATTPAQPATLASESKVTSGSRVPALSSINDRLVPRDENDRSVPYTHWWPKKASTEWLAYEFPQPATVQTCTVYWFDDAPWGGCRVPKSWRILYQDEKGEWQPVEGADRYPTVRGAACTVNFNPVKAKSLRLEVTQPDEFSSGLFEWIVK from the coding sequence ATGAAAAAGATTCTTTTGTCATTAATTATCTGTCATCTATCATTTAGCCACGCAGTAGCACAGACTGGTTATCCTATCACTCCTGTGCCTTTTACTGCAGTGAAGGTGACATCTGGCACGTTCTGGGGACAGCGCTTGGAGGCCAGTCGTAACGTGACCATACCCCTTGCTTTCTCGAAGTGCGAGAGTGAAGGCCGTTACAAGAACTTTGAGAATGCTGCAGCCCATCTGAAAGACCCCTCAAAGGTGTTTAAGGTAAATGGGGTAGGCTATTCGTTTGACGATACGGACCCATACAAAACCCTGGAGGGTGCTGCCTATATCTTGCAGACTTACCCTGACAAAAAATTGGAGGCTTACTGCGACTCTGTTATTGACATCATTGCTTCGGCTCAGGAGCCCGATGGCTATCTTTATACGGCTCGTACGCAGAACCCTGCCGACCCGCACCACTGGGCTGGCGATCGTCGTTGGGTGAAGGAGGAAGACCTCTCGCACGAGCTCTATAACCTGGGACACATGATTGAGGGTGCCGTGGCCTACTGGCAAGCTACGGGAAAAAGAAAATTCCTCGATATCGCCTGTCGCTATGCTGATGTAGCCTGTAAGGAGGTGGGACCCAATCCCGGACAGATGTGCGTGGTGCCTGGTCATCAGATAGCAGAGATGGCAATGGCGCGCCTTTACTTGGCTACGGGTCAGCAGCGTTACCTTGACTTTGCGAAGTTCCTGCTCGACTATCGTGGCAAGACCACCATTAAGACTGAGTACTCTCAGAGTCATAAGCCCGTCGTTAAACAAGATGAGGCTGTAGGCCATGCCGTTCGTGCAGCCTATATGTATGCTGGTATGGCGGATGTGGCAGCGCTGACTGGCGATAAGAGTTATATCAATGCTATCGACGACATCTGGTGGAATATCGTAGAGAAGAAGCTCTATATTACTGGTGGTATCGGTGCCACCAACAATGGTGAGGCTTTCGGTAAGAACTACGAACTGCCCAATATGAGTGCTTATTGCGAGACCTGTGCTGCTATTGGTAATGTGTATGTGAACTATCGTCTGTTCCTGCTTCATGGTAATTCAAAGTATTACGATGTGTTGGAGCGCACACTCTATAATGGACTTATCAGTGGTGTATCGCTTCAGGGCAATGGCTTCTTCTATCCTAACCCCTTGGAGTCTATGGGTCAGCACCAGCGTCAGGCATGGTTCGGCTGTGCATGCTGTCCCAGTAACATTTGTCGCTTCATTCCTTCATTGCCAGGCTATGTCTATGCGGTAAAGGATAATAATGTATATGTGAACCTCTTCCTCTCAAATAAGAGTACGCTTAACGTGGGCAAAAAGAAGGTGGAACTCTCGCAGCAGACCAACTATCCGTGGGAAGGGGATATCACCATCAATATTGACAAAACGAATGCAGGCATCTTCACTATGAAGATTCGTATTCCTGGCTGGTTGAAGGGCAGTGTGGTACCAGCTCCATCACAGCTTTACGAATATACTGATGGCAAACGCCTTAACTATACCGTCACTGTCAACGGTAAGGCTGTCGAGTCGATGGCTCCTGCCAATGCCGAGCAGTTCCCTGATGGATACTTGAATATTACCCGCAAATGGAAGAAGGGAGATAAGATTCAACTGCACTTCGACATGGAACCGCGTATTGTGCGTGCTAATAATAAGGTTGAGGCCGACCGTGGTATGGTGGCTATAGAGCGTGGTCCATTGGTTTACTGTGCTGAGCATCCCGATAATAACTTTGACATCTTCTCTACACTCATCAATCAGGAGCCTAAGTTCACACTGGGCAAAGGAGAAATTGCAGGAACTTCCGTTGTGACGATAAAGACCGATGTCCAGACCCTTGATTTCAACAAGCAGGGCAAACTTACCACAAAGGATGAGACGCTGACCCTTATCCCTTATTATGCGTGGTGTCATCGCGGCAGTGGAAAGATGCGCGTATGGCTGCCTCAGGATTTGAAGGCTACCACGCCTGCACAGCCTGCTACACTGGCCAGTGAGAGTAAGGTGACCAGTGGCTCGCGTGTGCCTGCTCTCTCGTCTATCAATGACCGCTTGGTGCCTCGCGATGAGAACGACCGTTCTGTGCCTTATACCCATTGGTGGCCTAAGAAAGCCTCTACGGAATGGCTCGCTTACGAGTTCCCACAGCCCGCTACCGTACAGACTTGCACCGTCTATTGGTTCGACGATGCGCCTTGGGGTGGTTGTCGTGTGCCGAAGTCATGGCGTATTCTCTATCAGGACGAGAAGGGAGAGTGGCAACCTGTAGAGGGTGCTGATAGGTATCCCACCGTCCGTGGCGCTGCCTGTACGGTGAACTTCAATCCTGTAAAGGCGAAGTCCTTGCGCTTGGAGGTTACCCAGCCCGATGAGTTCTCGTCAGGTTTGTTTGAATGGATCGTGAAGTAA
- a CDS encoding beta-L-arabinofuranosidase domain-containing protein, whose amino-acid sequence MIKKNGHSMKMIVMTVVLSVLQFAGVSAASRSIVSVKNICVEVPVGNAPRLPYQLWVEYSDGKGEYRQVKWTNTSLDVEQEQADASRHPAGSTYEVRGFIVGDNTTSNGYPVKARVNVVKQTEAPALHPVAQPLPLTKVQLTGENRLTHNRDLDIDNLLSLDPKQQLYNYYDTYGIPTTGCPVSDGWDSPTTKLKGHGTGHYLSAMAMAYASCQDKQKKALLQSRIALMLDEMRCCQERTFVWSDSLGRYFEARDVAPEAELRDLKGSWKDFDAYKQDYRHYGYGYMNAIPPQHCVLIEMYRPYNNEDWVWAPYYTVHKQLAGLIDIANIIDDKAISEKALIIARDMGLWVWNRLHYRTYVKKDGTQAERRERPGNRYEMWNMYIAGEVGGMAESLARLSMMVSDKEQSERLLEAATCFDSPAFFDPLARHIDAMRTRHANQHIPMITGALKCYEAGADTYYYHIAQNFWHTIQGRYRYAMGGVGNGEMFRLPYTQMLSMANNPEPTINETCCAYNLAKLTKDLNTFNPDDASYMDYYERLLYNQLVGSINPHQYQVLYQYAVGLDASKPWGNETPQSTCCGGTGAENHVKYQEATYFVNDNTLWVALYLPTVASWDAQKTVIRQECQWPAEKSIIRIQKGRGRFAMKLRVPYWATEGFDIKLNGKSIATHYQPSSYVEIPLRKWSKKDVVEVIMPFTRHLDYTPDKLEVAGKQTYSPMWTAALMQGPLVMAAKDVKTWDEATIHCEDDWNRFHFVPDYDADRHVTHYFRLDAPVPPATEVDTLVLRQTLAMAQSRIEAQQAWNALTVKVPEHTPWASHGYARMMEQYQQCAAILTTKVNPVDAEKSLSKLNAALTAMRPGNLAEMEDMEELKQLMKQVRELPRTDARRDALRRAERVARYVTDGSGTKDMIDSATNQLKDILK is encoded by the coding sequence ATGATTAAGAAAAATGGACATAGCATGAAAATGATTGTGATGACAGTCGTTCTGTCTGTACTCCAGTTTGCTGGCGTGTCAGCTGCTTCCCGTAGCATCGTGAGCGTGAAGAATATTTGTGTGGAAGTTCCTGTGGGTAATGCGCCTAGGTTGCCTTACCAATTGTGGGTGGAATATTCAGACGGCAAGGGTGAGTATAGACAGGTGAAGTGGACGAATACATCACTCGATGTGGAGCAGGAACAGGCCGACGCTTCGCGCCATCCCGCAGGCTCTACTTACGAGGTACGTGGCTTTATTGTAGGTGATAACACCACGTCCAACGGCTATCCCGTCAAAGCGCGCGTCAATGTAGTGAAGCAGACAGAGGCGCCTGCCTTGCATCCCGTTGCCCAGCCCCTGCCATTGACCAAGGTGCAGCTAACGGGTGAAAACCGTCTGACGCATAACCGCGACCTGGATATCGATAATCTGCTGTCGCTCGATCCTAAACAGCAACTCTATAACTACTATGATACATACGGCATTCCAACTACAGGCTGTCCCGTCAGCGATGGGTGGGACTCGCCTACCACAAAACTGAAAGGTCATGGCACGGGGCATTACCTCTCGGCCATGGCCATGGCATACGCCAGTTGTCAGGACAAGCAGAAAAAGGCATTGTTGCAGAGTCGCATCGCCCTGATGCTGGATGAGATGCGCTGCTGTCAGGAGCGCACCTTCGTATGGAGCGACTCGCTGGGCCGCTATTTCGAGGCGCGTGACGTGGCACCCGAGGCCGAGCTGCGTGATCTGAAAGGCTCATGGAAAGATTTCGATGCCTATAAGCAGGACTATCGCCACTACGGCTATGGCTATATGAACGCCATTCCGCCGCAACATTGTGTGCTCATTGAGATGTATCGCCCCTATAACAATGAGGACTGGGTGTGGGCACCATATTATACCGTGCATAAGCAACTGGCCGGACTGATTGATATTGCCAACATCATTGACGATAAAGCCATCAGCGAGAAGGCCCTGATTATTGCCCGCGACATGGGACTCTGGGTATGGAACCGCCTGCACTATCGTACATACGTGAAAAAAGACGGCACGCAGGCTGAGCGTCGCGAGCGTCCAGGCAATCGCTATGAGATGTGGAACATGTATATTGCTGGCGAGGTAGGTGGTATGGCTGAGTCGCTGGCACGACTGTCGATGATGGTCAGCGACAAGGAACAGAGTGAGCGATTGTTGGAGGCTGCCACCTGTTTCGACTCGCCCGCCTTCTTTGACCCTCTGGCACGTCATATCGATGCTATGCGTACGCGTCATGCCAACCAGCATATCCCCATGATAACCGGGGCCCTGAAATGCTATGAGGCGGGGGCCGACACCTATTATTATCATATAGCACAGAACTTCTGGCATACCATACAAGGTCGCTATCGCTATGCCATGGGTGGCGTGGGCAATGGAGAAATGTTCCGCTTGCCCTACACGCAGATGCTCTCAATGGCGAATAATCCTGAGCCTACGATTAACGAGACATGCTGTGCCTACAACTTGGCAAAGTTGACGAAGGACCTGAACACGTTCAATCCTGATGATGCCAGTTATATGGACTACTATGAGCGATTGCTCTACAACCAGTTGGTGGGTTCCATCAACCCCCATCAGTATCAGGTGCTTTATCAGTATGCCGTGGGACTTGATGCCTCGAAGCCCTGGGGTAATGAGACCCCGCAGAGCACTTGCTGTGGTGGTACGGGTGCCGAGAACCATGTGAAATATCAGGAGGCGACTTATTTCGTAAATGACAACACTCTTTGGGTGGCTCTTTACCTGCCTACGGTGGCTTCATGGGATGCCCAGAAGACCGTAATCCGTCAGGAGTGTCAATGGCCTGCTGAGAAGAGTATCATTCGCATTCAGAAGGGTAGGGGGCGTTTTGCCATGAAACTACGTGTGCCCTACTGGGCTACCGAGGGCTTTGATATCAAACTCAATGGTAAGAGTATTGCTACCCACTATCAGCCGTCAAGCTATGTGGAGATTCCACTTCGCAAATGGTCGAAGAAAGATGTGGTAGAGGTTATCATGCCCTTTACACGTCACCTCGACTATACTCCCGACAAACTGGAAGTGGCAGGCAAGCAGACCTACAGTCCCATGTGGACAGCTGCCCTGATGCAGGGACCATTGGTGATGGCTGCTAAGGATGTGAAGACATGGGATGAGGCTACCATTCATTGTGAGGACGACTGGAACCGCTTCCATTTTGTGCCTGATTATGATGCAGACCGCCATGTGACCCATTACTTCCGACTTGATGCCCCTGTGCCTCCTGCCACTGAGGTTGATACGCTGGTGCTTCGCCAGACGTTGGCTATGGCACAGAGTCGTATTGAGGCTCAGCAGGCATGGAATGCGCTGACGGTGAAAGTGCCAGAACATACACCATGGGCATCTCATGGCTATGCCCGCATGATGGAGCAGTATCAGCAGTGTGCAGCCATTCTGACCACGAAGGTAAATCCCGTTGATGCGGAGAAGTCGTTGTCAAAACTGAATGCTGCGCTGACAGCCATGCGTCCGGGCAATCTGGCTGAGATGGAGGATATGGAGGAACTGAAACAGCTTATGAAACAAGTGCGTGAACTGCCGCGAACAGATGCTCGCCGTGATGCCTTGCGCCGTGCGGAACGGGTGGCGCGCTACGTTACTGATGGTAGCGGCACCAAGGACATGATTGATAGTGCAACCAACCAACTAAAAGACATACTGAAGTAA